The nucleotide sequence GGGCCGCTGATCCATAGGCTCATTCTAGGGGACGTTCCGTGAAAGTGCAATCCCGCGCCGCTCAGAACAGCCGCCCCTGCACGCGGGGTCGCTGAATCTGACGGACCGCCTTGCGCGCGGCGTCGAAGGTGAGACCGTCGTTCGTCATCAACCGGTGGATCAACTTGCCGTCGTGGCCGGGCCGGAATCGGGCGCCCCGAGTGATCGTCTGCTCGCCGCAGCCGCAGAGACACAACTCTCCGCGCCCGTCGCGACCGCGAACGATCGACGAGTGGCGGCGGAGCCACCGCTGCAACTCCGCCTCGTCGACCCGCCAGGCCCGGCCGACGCGGACGGAGGGAAGTTCGCCCCGCCGCAGGAGGCGATGGATCGCCGCCGCGGAAACGCGAAGCAACTCCGCAACCTCCTGGGGGGTGAGAAACCGCTTCGTCATGCCCCGTGTGTTTGGCGGTCGGATCGGTGTCTCCCTTCCGCCGCGTGCCGGCGGGAAACCCGGCCCCGGA is from bacterium and encodes:
- a CDS encoding helix-turn-helix domain-containing protein, which translates into the protein PGPGFPPARGGRETPIRPPNTRGMTKRFLTPQEVAELLRVSAAAIHRLLRRGELPSVRVGRAWRVDEAELQRWLRRHSSIVRGRDGRGELCLCGCGEQTITRGARFRPGHDGKLIHRLMTNDGLTFDAARKAVRQIQRPRVQGRLF